One genomic segment of Chelonia mydas isolate rCheMyd1 chromosome 1, rCheMyd1.pri.v2, whole genome shotgun sequence includes these proteins:
- the ZIC2 gene encoding zinc finger protein ZIC 2, which translates to MLLDAGPQFPAIGVGTFARHHHSAAAEMQDRELSLAAQNTFVDSAAHMGAFKLNPGAHDLSPGQSSAFTSQAPGYPAAALGPHAAHVSSYSGAPFNSTRDFLFRSRGFGDSSPAGGQHGIFGPAAGTLHHPHTDAQSHILFPAIHDQHGPHASQNVLNGQMRLGLPGEVFARSDQYRQVSSPRTDPYSAAQLHNQYGPMNMNMGMNMAAHHHHHPGAFFRYMRQQCIKQELICKWIDPEQLSNPKKSCNKTFSTMHELVTHVSVEHVGGPEQSNHICYWEECPREGKPFKAKYKLVNHIRVHTGEKPFPCPFPGCGKVFARSENLKIHKRTHTGEKPFQCEFEGCDRRFANSSDRKKHMHVHTSDKPYLCKMCDKSYTHPSSLRKHMKVHESSPQGSESSPAASSGYESSTPPGLVSPSAETQSTTNLSPAAAAAAAAAAAAVSAVHRGSGGGGGSGSGAGGGGGASGSHSGLSSNFNEWYV; encoded by the exons ATGCTGCTGGACGCCGGACCCCAGTTCCCTGCCATTGGAGTGGGCACTTTCGCTCGGCACCATCACTCGGCCGCCGCCGAGATGCAGGACCGGGAGCTGAGCCTGGCGGCGCAGAACACCTTTGTGGACTCGGCAGCCCACATGGGGGCTTTTAAACTCAACCCCGGGGCCCACGATCTGTCCCCCGGCCAGAGCTCGGCTTTCACCTCGCAGGCTCCCGGCTACCCGGCCGCAGCGTTGGGTCCCCATGCCGCCCACGTCAGCTCCTATTCCGGGGCGCCTTTCAACTCCACCCGGGACTTCTTGTTTCGCAGCCGGGGCTTTGGGGACTCGTCTCCGGCCGGCGGCCAGCACGGGATCTTTGGCCCTGCGGCCGGGACCCTCCATCACCCGCACACGGACGCTCAGAGCCACATCCTCTTCCCCGCCATTCACGACCAGCACGGCCCCCACGCCTCCCAAAATGTCCTGAACGGGCAGATGCGCCTGGGTTTGCCCGGGGAGGTCTTCGCCCGATCGGATCAATACCGCCAGGTCTCtagccccaggactgatccctatTCGGCGGCTCAGCTGCACAACCAGTATGGCCCCATGAATATGAATATGGGCATGAACATGGCagcccaccaccatcaccacccaggTGCCTTTTTTCGATACATGAGACAACAGTGCATCAAGCAAGAGCTGATCTGCAAGTGGATCGACCCCGAGCAGCTGAGCAACCCCAAAAAGAGCTGCAATAAAACTTTTAGCACCATGCACGAGCTGGTCACCCACGTCTCGGTGGAGCACGTTGGGGGACCCGAGCAGAGCAACCATATCTGTTATTGGGAGGAGTGTCCCCGGGAAGGCAAACCTTTCAAAGCCAAATACAAACTGGTCAATCATATCCGAGTGCACACGGGAGAGAAGCCGTTCCCCTGTCCTTTTCCTGGCTGTGGGAAAGTTTTCGCCAGATCAGAAAACCTAAAAATCCACAAAAGGACACACACAG GAGAAAAGcctttccagtgtgaatttgaaGGCTGTGACAGACGTTTTGCCAACAGCAGCGATAGGAAGAAGCACATGCATGTCCACACTTCAGATAAGCCCTATCTGTGCAAAATGTGCGACAAATCCTACACCCACCCCAGCTCTCTGCGGAAGCACATGAAG GTCCATGAATCTTCCCCTCAAGGCTCCGAATCGTCCCCGGCTGCCAGCTCGGGCTATGAGTCCTCCACCCCCCCGGGCCTGGTGTCCCCCAGCGCCGAGACTCAGAGCACCACCAACCTGtccccggcggcggcggctgcagcggcggcggcggcggccgcggTGTCTGCGGTGCACAGAGGCAGCGGCGGCGGGGGAGGCAGCGGCAGCGGAGCCGGCGGGGGTGGAGGAGCCAGCGGGAGCCACAGCGGCCTCTCCTCCAACTTCAACGAATGGTACGTGTAG